The following proteins are encoded in a genomic region of Brachypodium distachyon strain Bd21 chromosome 1, Brachypodium_distachyon_v3.0, whole genome shotgun sequence:
- the LOC100824365 gene encoding UDP-galactose/UDP-glucose transporter 3, producing the protein MVSVRKGRGGGGGVRSRPRVDGGGSLASRVAVLAFCVAGIWSAYITQGVLQETLSTKRFGPEARRFDHLAFLNFAQNVVCFVWSFIMIKLWSGGSNPAGRAPLSKYWGVSITNTIGPTMGIEALKYISYPAQVLAKSSKMIPVMLMGTLLYGVKYTLPEYFCTFLVAGGVSSFALLKTSSKTIKKLANPNAPLGYTLCFLNLAFDGYTNSTQDLIKSRYPKTNPWDIMLGMNLWGTIYNTVIMFVAPLLFSNWPYANGFEAVRFCQQNPEVAWDIIMFCLCGAVGQNFIFLTISRFGSLTNTTITTTRKFMSIVISSVISGNPLSLEQWGSVVMVFSGLSLQIYLKWQRKKGRDHKE; encoded by the exons ATGGTGTCCGTGCGGAAGggccgcggcgggggaggaggagtcCGAAGCCGCCCCCGcgttgacggcggcggcagcctgGCGTCGCGTGTGGCCGTGCTGGCCTTCTGCGTCGCCGGGATCTGGTCGGCCTACATCACGCAAGGCGTCCTCCAGGAAACGCT GTCGACGAAGCGGTTCGGGCCAGAGGCCCGGCGATTCGACCACCTCGCGTTCCTCAATTTCGCGCAGAACGTCGTCTGCTTCGTCTGGTCCTTCATAA TGATTAAGCTGTGGTCGGGTGGTAGCAATCCTGCCGGGCGGGCGCCGCTTTCGAAGTACTGGGGCGTCAGCATCACCAACACCATCGGCCCTACCATGGGGATCGAGGCGCTAAAGTACATCAGCTACCCGGCTCAG GTCCTGGCAAAGTCTTCTAAGATGATTCCAG TTATGCTGATGGGGACTCTACTCTATGGTGTCAAGTATACACTTCCAGAGTACTTCTGCACCTTTCTTGTTGCTGGGGGCGTGTCATCCTTTGCATTGCTGAAG ACAAGCTCAAAGACTATCAAGAAGCTTGCCAACCCTAATGCTCCTCTTGGCTACACATTGTGCTTCCTCAACTTAGCTTTTGATGGTTATACCAACTCAACCCAAGATTTAATAAAGTCCAG GTACCCCAAAACTAACCCTTGGGATATTATGCTTGGCATGAACCTCTGGGGGACCATATACAATACAGTAATTATGTTTGTGGCGCCATTACTCTTCAGTAATTGGCCATACGCAAATGGTTTTGAGGCAGTGAGATTTTGCCAGCAGAACCCGGAGGTGGCCTGGGACATTATCATGTTCTGCCTATGTGGTGCCGTGGGGCAAAATTTCATCTTCCTAACCATCAGCCGATTTGGCTCTCTTACTAACACTACCATCACTACCACCCGTAAGTTCATGAGCATCGTCATCTCATCTGTTATCAGTGGCAACCCACTGTCCTTGGAGCAATGGGGAAGTGTTGTGATGGTCTTCTCTGGCCTCTCTCTCCAAATATATCTCAAATGGCAGAGAAAAAAGGGCAGAGACCACAAGGAATGA